A window from Labrus mixtus chromosome 14, fLabMix1.1, whole genome shotgun sequence encodes these proteins:
- the LOC132988796 gene encoding remodeling and spacing factor 1-like isoform X1 produces the protein MAASAATASSSPGLCPNYAVICSFLERYGALLDLPELTFPQLERYLRDTSSVPKLLAELHVKLLRKIGKSVSADRWEKYLIKICQEFNSTWAWELEQKGYKDLTEECKTGILKYLCECQFDDNVKFKTAINEEDPDKMRLQPIGRDKDGQMYWYQLDQDDNVRVYVEEQDDLDGSSWKCIVRDRNDLAEVLALLKTQIDPELLKRDLENKPEGEGEVKKIEDTSDEDNKDSKEAVCPKTENNEKDDLKPEASEAISSLNGVIEGKPEAELHSEKPSADHGVSTKAQNIKEEPMEVETKTQSIATSEQTSEAPGLTVKPEKAEEAKKSSAEEIQQALKNDQQAKIPLKKRGMKFTEDFDKNSGIKVPNPPVVTPVKEAQKADSTPEQTKKAQSVNDHVNGEVQPTQEKELKSNSCELLKEAAVDKEEAAAGKTVEAREKDSPSTDKDDVKDKKEEASSAEKVEEKAAAHTEDVDKKSQDVNVTNESSASKEKKEEAQESPPTPTEPPASQKDENNALEKSSNHEEVKESRPADEKESCTGDGTTLKEADKSLTTEESKEVKSKDSEEKPPCEDMDTSETSQTEDTKTSEAETAEKQTETNGAKETTRSEIDAEKTDTLDLKEKPGVIKTSETQSAEKDPAKTSVESGKTESPPPVVEKTEKRKDDLNQETREVTASSADKAIISEKAEESVKSSVVQEKDQSESCKPVEEKENIKDAETTPEKDDATSDTKTEKPEEKEKPEDAKKSVNCDDSTMQDAGEMRDSTPVEEEATAGKPDVTETQEGEKTEMNSVAQKETEEASEGKEDKPPKRAEKSKAAEVDDSKSDRPDSEREKVSEEQPKEVDPSSEIKRGAEKEKEEGTEKEKVNNDIEKPPCEDKESKEDSTTEKMSKNDETKEEKNAQKERESSPRRDDSERQNGSKESEEKSSAETGKESKEADSEKLTDEESKSKSEEEESATKKEVANGEEAPAEVQVKTLRRRRRRGPAHRRKAELQREERERQGDSESDTNTGMSLRRSPRISRPTPKAVEINDRKQEKSQVDDKDKEKEEKKDKAEGEEEEEEEEEEEEVKTVQKKPREKKTDQEGQPKPKGRKRRKVRWSNTRTRRKKKGSEEDASEGSSSEEEDSEDLDDSDEDYKVERGRKRRNRNRERRSSDSSTSSDDDLPPNDDPCKHCGLPNHPELILLCDSCDNGYHTACLRPPLMIIPDGEWFCPPCQHKLLCDKLEEQLTNLDASLKKKERAERRKERLIYVGISLENIITPSTEVEEEKPEIIIKEKKESKKSKSWGRRSTRTKKSISYRFDEFDEAIEEAIEEDIKEAEGGGAGRGKDMANITGHRGKDISTILQAEEGKENGRPPRSNAGQRRKKRRRLNDLDSDSTVDEEESEEEFCLSESSEEEFVVSENDSEAESEAESNNSEVGGGKRRSSSSRRRKVPKRRRSSRKRRRPRGYSDDEEEETDEEDEDEIVTEGSSEFSDSDLDMSRRRSRRSHKKQVNYHETSESDGSQAETNKAKVKLRRPHDSSESEASFSRDSEEESKERRVKRRADSSEEDSRQRHRRLALKRRRASEDDDSDDDSDESSEEDRPVRKRVNRIDSDDDEEEEEKEKEEKEGEEEEEKPKEKKAAEQTDEESKGTNPADCNPTNGQNPIKPAAAAAPGLVPNVETPKNTSATPAAAAAATAPNGLVGQESGAAAQEEDEDDLLGVTDLVDYVCNNEDM, from the exons TTCCTAAGCTGCTGGCTGAGCTTCACGTCAAGTTGCTGAGGAAGATTGGCAAGTCGGTGTCAGCGGACCGATGGGAGAAATATCTGATAAAG ATATGCCAGGAGTTCAACTCAACCTGGGCGTGGGAACTCGAACAAAAAGGATACAAAGACTTGACGGAGGAGTGCAAGACGGGAATACTTAAA TATTTGTGCGAGTGTCAGTTCGATGACAACGTGAAGTTCAAAACCGCCATCAATGAGGAGGACCCGGACAAGATGCGCCTGCAGCCGATCGGCCGGGACAAAGACGGTCAGATGTATTGGTATCAGCTCGACCAAGACGACAACGTGCGAGTCTACGTGGAGGAACAGGACGACTTGGACGGGTCGTCGTGGAAGTGCATCGTCAG AGATAGAAACGACCTGGCGGAGGTTCTGGCTCTCCTGAAGACACAAATCGACCCCGAGCTCCTCAAGAGGGACCTGGAGAACAAACCTGAAGGTGAAG gtgaAGTTAAAAAGATCGAGGACACGTCAGACGAAGACAACAAAGACTCCAAAGAGGCCGTCTGTCCAAAGACGGAGAACAACGAGAAAGACGATTTGAAGCCGGAAGCGTCCGAGGCGATATCCTCTCTGAATGGCGTCATCGAAGGCaaacctgaagcagaacttCACTCAGAAAAGCCCTCTGCGGATCACGGCGTCAGTACAAAAGCCCAGAACATCAAAGAAGAGCCGATGGAGGTGGAAACTAAAACACAAAGCATAGCGACGAGTGAACAAACGTCTGAGGCGCCGGGTTTGACGGTAAAGCCGGAGAAGGCAGAGGAGGCCAAGAAGAGCAGCGCGGAGGAGATCCAACAGGCTCTGAAGAACGACCAGCAGGCCAAAATCCCCCTGAAGAAAAGAGGGATGAAGTTTACTGAAGACTTTGATAAAAATAGCGGCATCAAAGTGCCAAATCCTCCCGTAGTAACGCCCGTCAAGGAAGCTCAGAAAGCCGACTCGACTCCCGAGCAGACAAAGAAAGCTCAGAGCGTCAACGATCATGTTAACGGCGAGGTTCAGCCCACGCAAGAGAAGGAGCTCAAGAGTAATTCCTGCGAGTTGCTAAAAGAAGCGGCCGTTGACAAAGAGGAAGCAGCTGCAGGTAAAACTGTAGAAGCCAGAGAAAAAGACTCGCCGTCCACAGACAAGGACGATGTGAAAGATAAAAAGGAGGAAGCCAGCAGTGCAGAGAAGGTCGAAGAGaaagctgctgcacacacagaagACGTAGACAAGAAAAGTCAAGATGTGAACGTCACAAATGAAAGCTCtgcatcaaaagaaaagaaggaggaagcACAGGAGTCTCCCCCGACGCCGACAGAACCGCCAGCTTCACAAAAAGACGAGAATAACGCACTCGAGAAGTCGTCTAATCATGAGGAAGTAAAAGAATCCCGACCAGCGGATGAAAAAGAGTCTTGCACGGGAGACGGGACGACATTAAAGGAAGCGGATAAATCATTAACGACGGAGGAGTCAAAGGAAGTTAAATCAAAGGATTCCGAGGAGAAACCGCCGTgtgaagacatggacacatcAGAGACGAGTCAGACTGAAGACACCAAGACTTCAGAGGCAGAAACAGCCGAGaagcaaacagaaacaaacgGTGCTAAAGAAACGACGAGATCTGAGATCGATGCAGAGAAAACGGACACATTAGATCTGAAAGAGAAGCCGGGAGTGATCAAAACGTCAGAGACGCAGAGTGCAGAAAAAGATCCCGCAAAGACATCCGTCGAGTCTGGAAAAACCGAGTCACCGCCGCCTGTCGTCGAAAAGACAGAAAAGCGAAAAGACGACCTTAATCAGGAGACACGAGAGGTCACGGCGAGTTCTGCAGACAAAGCAATAATCAGCGAGAAAGCAGAAGAGAGTGTGAAGTCTTCTGTTGTTCAAGAGaaggaccaatcagaatcaTGCAAACCTGTCGAGGAGAAAGAGAACATCAAAGACGCAGAGACGACTCCAGAAAAAGACGACGCGACCTCTGACACCAAGACGGAAAAGccagaggagaaggaaaagccCGAAGATGCAAAGAAATCTGTCAACTGCGATGACAGCACGATGCAGGACGCCGGCGAGATGAGAGACTCCACGCCTGTAGAAGAAGAGGCGACGGCCGGGAAACCCGATGTGACAGAGACGCAAGAGGGTGAAAAAACTGAGATGAACTCAGTTGCacagaaggagacagaggaagcatcTGAAGGGAAAGAAGATAAGCCGCCAAAGCGTGCTGAGAAGTCGAAGGCGGCAGAAGTGGATGATAGCAAATCTGACAGGCCAGACTCGGAGCGGGAGAAAGTGTCAGAGGAGCAGCCCAAAGAAGTCGATCCATCGTCAGAAATCAAAAGGGGTgcagagaaggaaaaagaagagggCACCGAAAAGGAGAAAGTTAACAATGATATCGAAAAACCTCCATGCGAAgacaaagagagcaaagaggatTCTACGACAGAGAAAATGTCCAAAAACGACGAgacaaaggaggagaagaacgCTCAAAAGGAAAGGGAAAGCTCGCCCAGGAGAGATGACTCCGAGCGCCAGAACGGAAGCAAAGAATCAGAAGAGAAATCCTCGGCTGAAACGGGGAAAGAGAGCAAAGAAGCGGACTCTGAAAAGCTCACCGACGAGgagagtaaaagtaaaagtgaagaagaggagtCCGCGACAAAGAAAGAGGTGGCAAACGGCGAGGAGGCTCCCGCAGAAGTTCAGGTGAAGACTCTGcgcagaaggaggagaagggggccCGCCCATCGCAGGAAAGCCGAGCTCCagcgagaggagagggagaggcaggGCGACTCCGAGTCCGATACAAACACGGGGATGTCTCTCCGGAGATCGCCGAGGATCTCCAGGCCGACGCCCAAAGCTGTGGAGATCAACGACAGGAAGCAGGAGAAGTCCCAGGTCgatgacaaagacaaagaaaaagaagaaaagaaagataaagcagaaggggaggaggaggaggaggaggaagaggaggaggaggaggtgaaaacTGTTCAGAAGAAACCAAGGGAGAAAAAGACGGATCAGGAGGGTCAGCCCAAACCGAAG GGGAGAAAGAGACGGAAGGTCCGGTGGTCAAACACACGAACGCGTCGTAAAAAGAAAGGCTCCGAGGAGGACGCCAGCGAGGGCTCGTCCAGCGAAGAGGAGGACAGCGAGGACTTGGACGACAGCGACGAGGACTACAAGGTGgagagaggcaggaagaggCGGAACCGCAACCGAGAGAGACGAAGCTCCGACTCGTCGACATCCTCAGACGACGACCTACCTCCGAACGACGACCCCTGCAAACATTGTGGTCTTCCAAATCACCCGGAGCTG ATCTTACTGTGTGATTCCTGTGATAACGGCTACCACACGGCCTGTCTGAGACCTCCGCTCATGATCATCCCAGACGGAGAGTGGTTCTGTCCACCCTGCCAGCAT aaGCTGCTCTGTGACAAATTAGAAGAGCAGCTCACGAACCTCGACGCGTCCTTGAAAAAGAAGGAACGGGcggagaggag GAAAGAGCGGCTCATTTACGTCGGAATCAGTCTCGAAAACATCATCACGCCCTCG ACGGAGGTCGAGGAGGAAAAGCCGGAGAtcataataaaagaaaagaaagagtcgAAGAAAAGTAAGAGCTGGGGTCGAAGGTCAACGAGGACGAAGAAATCCATCAGCTACAG ATTCGATGAATTCGATGAGGCGATCGAGGAGGCGATTGAGGAAGACATCAAAGAAGCAGAGGGCGGAG gagCTGGTCGGGGTAAAGACATGGCCAACATCACAGGACACAGAGGGAAAGACATATCCACCATCCTCCAAGCGGAGGAGGGCAAAGAGAACGGCCGTCCGCCACGAAGCAACGCCGGCCAGCGCAGGAAAAAACGCAGACGACTCAACGACCTGGACAGCGACAGCACCgtggacgaggaggagagcgaggaggagtTCTGCCTCAGTGAGAG CTCGGAAGAAGAGTTTGTGGTGTCTGAAAACGACTCGGAGGCGGAGTCAGAGGCGGAGTCTAACAACAGCGAGGTCGGCGGCGGTAAGCGGCGCTCTTCTTCTTCGCGGAGGAGGAAGGTGCCTAAACGACGGCGGAGCTCGAGAAAGAGGCGGAGACCCAGAGGGTACTCGgacgatgaagaagaggagactgatgaagaagatgaagatgaaataG tgaCTGAGGGCTCGAGCGAGTTCAGCGACAGCGACCTGGACATGAGTCGACGGCGGTCTCGGCGGAGTCACAAGAAGCAGGTGAACTACCACGAGACGTCCGAGTCCGACGGCTCTCAGGCGGAAACCAACAAAGCCAAAGTGAAGCTCAGACGTCCGCATGACAGCTCCGAGAGCGAAG cgAGTTTCTCCAGAGACTCGGAGGAGGAGTCAAAGGAGCGGAGGGTGAAGAGGAGAGCCGACTCGTCAGAGGAAGATTCCCGGCAGCGACACCGGCGTCTGGCACTGAAGCGCAGGAGAGCCTCTGAAGACGACGACTCAGACGACGACTCTGATGAGTCATCGGAGGAGGACCGTCCTGTCCGTAAACGGGTGAACCGCATCGACTCGGAcgatgacgaggaggaggaagagaaggagaaagaggagaaggagggcgaggaggaggaggagaaacctAAGGAGAAGAAGGCAGCTGAACAAACAGACGAGGAGTCAAAGGGAACGAACCCAGCGGACTGCAATCCCACTAACGGACAGAACCCCATAAAgcctgccgccgccgccgctccAGGCCTCGTTCCCAATGTGGAAACACCCAAAAACACGAGTGCcacaccagctgctgctgccgccgccaCCGCACCCAACGGTCTGGTCGGCCAGGAGTCGGGGGCGGCGGcgcaggaggaggacgaagacgACCTGTTAGGAGTCACAGACCTAGTGGACTACGTCTGCAATAACGAAGATATGTAG
- the LOC132988796 gene encoding remodeling and spacing factor 1-like isoform X2: MAASAATASSSPGLCPNYAVICSFLERYGALLDLPELTFPQLERYLRDTSSVPKLLAELHVKLLRKIGKSVSADRWEKYLIKICQEFNSTWAWELEQKGYKDLTEECKTGILKYLCECQFDDNVKFKTAINEEDPDKMRLQPIGRDKDGQMYWYQLDQDDNVRVYVEEQDDLDGSSWKCIVRDRNDLAEVLALLKTQIDPELLKRDLENKPEGEVKKIEDTSDEDNKDSKEAVCPKTENNEKDDLKPEASEAISSLNGVIEGKPEAELHSEKPSADHGVSTKAQNIKEEPMEVETKTQSIATSEQTSEAPGLTVKPEKAEEAKKSSAEEIQQALKNDQQAKIPLKKRGMKFTEDFDKNSGIKVPNPPVVTPVKEAQKADSTPEQTKKAQSVNDHVNGEVQPTQEKELKSNSCELLKEAAVDKEEAAAGKTVEAREKDSPSTDKDDVKDKKEEASSAEKVEEKAAAHTEDVDKKSQDVNVTNESSASKEKKEEAQESPPTPTEPPASQKDENNALEKSSNHEEVKESRPADEKESCTGDGTTLKEADKSLTTEESKEVKSKDSEEKPPCEDMDTSETSQTEDTKTSEAETAEKQTETNGAKETTRSEIDAEKTDTLDLKEKPGVIKTSETQSAEKDPAKTSVESGKTESPPPVVEKTEKRKDDLNQETREVTASSADKAIISEKAEESVKSSVVQEKDQSESCKPVEEKENIKDAETTPEKDDATSDTKTEKPEEKEKPEDAKKSVNCDDSTMQDAGEMRDSTPVEEEATAGKPDVTETQEGEKTEMNSVAQKETEEASEGKEDKPPKRAEKSKAAEVDDSKSDRPDSEREKVSEEQPKEVDPSSEIKRGAEKEKEEGTEKEKVNNDIEKPPCEDKESKEDSTTEKMSKNDETKEEKNAQKERESSPRRDDSERQNGSKESEEKSSAETGKESKEADSEKLTDEESKSKSEEEESATKKEVANGEEAPAEVQVKTLRRRRRRGPAHRRKAELQREERERQGDSESDTNTGMSLRRSPRISRPTPKAVEINDRKQEKSQVDDKDKEKEEKKDKAEGEEEEEEEEEEEEVKTVQKKPREKKTDQEGQPKPKGRKRRKVRWSNTRTRRKKKGSEEDASEGSSSEEEDSEDLDDSDEDYKVERGRKRRNRNRERRSSDSSTSSDDDLPPNDDPCKHCGLPNHPELILLCDSCDNGYHTACLRPPLMIIPDGEWFCPPCQHKLLCDKLEEQLTNLDASLKKKERAERRKERLIYVGISLENIITPSTEVEEEKPEIIIKEKKESKKSKSWGRRSTRTKKSISYRFDEFDEAIEEAIEEDIKEAEGGGAGRGKDMANITGHRGKDISTILQAEEGKENGRPPRSNAGQRRKKRRRLNDLDSDSTVDEEESEEEFCLSESSEEEFVVSENDSEAESEAESNNSEVGGGKRRSSSSRRRKVPKRRRSSRKRRRPRGYSDDEEEETDEEDEDEIVTEGSSEFSDSDLDMSRRRSRRSHKKQVNYHETSESDGSQAETNKAKVKLRRPHDSSESEASFSRDSEEESKERRVKRRADSSEEDSRQRHRRLALKRRRASEDDDSDDDSDESSEEDRPVRKRVNRIDSDDDEEEEEKEKEEKEGEEEEEKPKEKKAAEQTDEESKGTNPADCNPTNGQNPIKPAAAAAPGLVPNVETPKNTSATPAAAAAATAPNGLVGQESGAAAQEEDEDDLLGVTDLVDYVCNNEDM; the protein is encoded by the exons TTCCTAAGCTGCTGGCTGAGCTTCACGTCAAGTTGCTGAGGAAGATTGGCAAGTCGGTGTCAGCGGACCGATGGGAGAAATATCTGATAAAG ATATGCCAGGAGTTCAACTCAACCTGGGCGTGGGAACTCGAACAAAAAGGATACAAAGACTTGACGGAGGAGTGCAAGACGGGAATACTTAAA TATTTGTGCGAGTGTCAGTTCGATGACAACGTGAAGTTCAAAACCGCCATCAATGAGGAGGACCCGGACAAGATGCGCCTGCAGCCGATCGGCCGGGACAAAGACGGTCAGATGTATTGGTATCAGCTCGACCAAGACGACAACGTGCGAGTCTACGTGGAGGAACAGGACGACTTGGACGGGTCGTCGTGGAAGTGCATCGTCAG AGATAGAAACGACCTGGCGGAGGTTCTGGCTCTCCTGAAGACACAAATCGACCCCGAGCTCCTCAAGAGGGACCTGGAGAACAAACCTGAAG gtgaAGTTAAAAAGATCGAGGACACGTCAGACGAAGACAACAAAGACTCCAAAGAGGCCGTCTGTCCAAAGACGGAGAACAACGAGAAAGACGATTTGAAGCCGGAAGCGTCCGAGGCGATATCCTCTCTGAATGGCGTCATCGAAGGCaaacctgaagcagaacttCACTCAGAAAAGCCCTCTGCGGATCACGGCGTCAGTACAAAAGCCCAGAACATCAAAGAAGAGCCGATGGAGGTGGAAACTAAAACACAAAGCATAGCGACGAGTGAACAAACGTCTGAGGCGCCGGGTTTGACGGTAAAGCCGGAGAAGGCAGAGGAGGCCAAGAAGAGCAGCGCGGAGGAGATCCAACAGGCTCTGAAGAACGACCAGCAGGCCAAAATCCCCCTGAAGAAAAGAGGGATGAAGTTTACTGAAGACTTTGATAAAAATAGCGGCATCAAAGTGCCAAATCCTCCCGTAGTAACGCCCGTCAAGGAAGCTCAGAAAGCCGACTCGACTCCCGAGCAGACAAAGAAAGCTCAGAGCGTCAACGATCATGTTAACGGCGAGGTTCAGCCCACGCAAGAGAAGGAGCTCAAGAGTAATTCCTGCGAGTTGCTAAAAGAAGCGGCCGTTGACAAAGAGGAAGCAGCTGCAGGTAAAACTGTAGAAGCCAGAGAAAAAGACTCGCCGTCCACAGACAAGGACGATGTGAAAGATAAAAAGGAGGAAGCCAGCAGTGCAGAGAAGGTCGAAGAGaaagctgctgcacacacagaagACGTAGACAAGAAAAGTCAAGATGTGAACGTCACAAATGAAAGCTCtgcatcaaaagaaaagaaggaggaagcACAGGAGTCTCCCCCGACGCCGACAGAACCGCCAGCTTCACAAAAAGACGAGAATAACGCACTCGAGAAGTCGTCTAATCATGAGGAAGTAAAAGAATCCCGACCAGCGGATGAAAAAGAGTCTTGCACGGGAGACGGGACGACATTAAAGGAAGCGGATAAATCATTAACGACGGAGGAGTCAAAGGAAGTTAAATCAAAGGATTCCGAGGAGAAACCGCCGTgtgaagacatggacacatcAGAGACGAGTCAGACTGAAGACACCAAGACTTCAGAGGCAGAAACAGCCGAGaagcaaacagaaacaaacgGTGCTAAAGAAACGACGAGATCTGAGATCGATGCAGAGAAAACGGACACATTAGATCTGAAAGAGAAGCCGGGAGTGATCAAAACGTCAGAGACGCAGAGTGCAGAAAAAGATCCCGCAAAGACATCCGTCGAGTCTGGAAAAACCGAGTCACCGCCGCCTGTCGTCGAAAAGACAGAAAAGCGAAAAGACGACCTTAATCAGGAGACACGAGAGGTCACGGCGAGTTCTGCAGACAAAGCAATAATCAGCGAGAAAGCAGAAGAGAGTGTGAAGTCTTCTGTTGTTCAAGAGaaggaccaatcagaatcaTGCAAACCTGTCGAGGAGAAAGAGAACATCAAAGACGCAGAGACGACTCCAGAAAAAGACGACGCGACCTCTGACACCAAGACGGAAAAGccagaggagaaggaaaagccCGAAGATGCAAAGAAATCTGTCAACTGCGATGACAGCACGATGCAGGACGCCGGCGAGATGAGAGACTCCACGCCTGTAGAAGAAGAGGCGACGGCCGGGAAACCCGATGTGACAGAGACGCAAGAGGGTGAAAAAACTGAGATGAACTCAGTTGCacagaaggagacagaggaagcatcTGAAGGGAAAGAAGATAAGCCGCCAAAGCGTGCTGAGAAGTCGAAGGCGGCAGAAGTGGATGATAGCAAATCTGACAGGCCAGACTCGGAGCGGGAGAAAGTGTCAGAGGAGCAGCCCAAAGAAGTCGATCCATCGTCAGAAATCAAAAGGGGTgcagagaaggaaaaagaagagggCACCGAAAAGGAGAAAGTTAACAATGATATCGAAAAACCTCCATGCGAAgacaaagagagcaaagaggatTCTACGACAGAGAAAATGTCCAAAAACGACGAgacaaaggaggagaagaacgCTCAAAAGGAAAGGGAAAGCTCGCCCAGGAGAGATGACTCCGAGCGCCAGAACGGAAGCAAAGAATCAGAAGAGAAATCCTCGGCTGAAACGGGGAAAGAGAGCAAAGAAGCGGACTCTGAAAAGCTCACCGACGAGgagagtaaaagtaaaagtgaagaagaggagtCCGCGACAAAGAAAGAGGTGGCAAACGGCGAGGAGGCTCCCGCAGAAGTTCAGGTGAAGACTCTGcgcagaaggaggagaagggggccCGCCCATCGCAGGAAAGCCGAGCTCCagcgagaggagagggagaggcaggGCGACTCCGAGTCCGATACAAACACGGGGATGTCTCTCCGGAGATCGCCGAGGATCTCCAGGCCGACGCCCAAAGCTGTGGAGATCAACGACAGGAAGCAGGAGAAGTCCCAGGTCgatgacaaagacaaagaaaaagaagaaaagaaagataaagcagaaggggaggaggaggaggaggaggaagaggaggaggaggaggtgaaaacTGTTCAGAAGAAACCAAGGGAGAAAAAGACGGATCAGGAGGGTCAGCCCAAACCGAAG GGGAGAAAGAGACGGAAGGTCCGGTGGTCAAACACACGAACGCGTCGTAAAAAGAAAGGCTCCGAGGAGGACGCCAGCGAGGGCTCGTCCAGCGAAGAGGAGGACAGCGAGGACTTGGACGACAGCGACGAGGACTACAAGGTGgagagaggcaggaagaggCGGAACCGCAACCGAGAGAGACGAAGCTCCGACTCGTCGACATCCTCAGACGACGACCTACCTCCGAACGACGACCCCTGCAAACATTGTGGTCTTCCAAATCACCCGGAGCTG ATCTTACTGTGTGATTCCTGTGATAACGGCTACCACACGGCCTGTCTGAGACCTCCGCTCATGATCATCCCAGACGGAGAGTGGTTCTGTCCACCCTGCCAGCAT aaGCTGCTCTGTGACAAATTAGAAGAGCAGCTCACGAACCTCGACGCGTCCTTGAAAAAGAAGGAACGGGcggagaggag GAAAGAGCGGCTCATTTACGTCGGAATCAGTCTCGAAAACATCATCACGCCCTCG ACGGAGGTCGAGGAGGAAAAGCCGGAGAtcataataaaagaaaagaaagagtcgAAGAAAAGTAAGAGCTGGGGTCGAAGGTCAACGAGGACGAAGAAATCCATCAGCTACAG ATTCGATGAATTCGATGAGGCGATCGAGGAGGCGATTGAGGAAGACATCAAAGAAGCAGAGGGCGGAG gagCTGGTCGGGGTAAAGACATGGCCAACATCACAGGACACAGAGGGAAAGACATATCCACCATCCTCCAAGCGGAGGAGGGCAAAGAGAACGGCCGTCCGCCACGAAGCAACGCCGGCCAGCGCAGGAAAAAACGCAGACGACTCAACGACCTGGACAGCGACAGCACCgtggacgaggaggagagcgaggaggagtTCTGCCTCAGTGAGAG CTCGGAAGAAGAGTTTGTGGTGTCTGAAAACGACTCGGAGGCGGAGTCAGAGGCGGAGTCTAACAACAGCGAGGTCGGCGGCGGTAAGCGGCGCTCTTCTTCTTCGCGGAGGAGGAAGGTGCCTAAACGACGGCGGAGCTCGAGAAAGAGGCGGAGACCCAGAGGGTACTCGgacgatgaagaagaggagactgatgaagaagatgaagatgaaataG tgaCTGAGGGCTCGAGCGAGTTCAGCGACAGCGACCTGGACATGAGTCGACGGCGGTCTCGGCGGAGTCACAAGAAGCAGGTGAACTACCACGAGACGTCCGAGTCCGACGGCTCTCAGGCGGAAACCAACAAAGCCAAAGTGAAGCTCAGACGTCCGCATGACAGCTCCGAGAGCGAAG cgAGTTTCTCCAGAGACTCGGAGGAGGAGTCAAAGGAGCGGAGGGTGAAGAGGAGAGCCGACTCGTCAGAGGAAGATTCCCGGCAGCGACACCGGCGTCTGGCACTGAAGCGCAGGAGAGCCTCTGAAGACGACGACTCAGACGACGACTCTGATGAGTCATCGGAGGAGGACCGTCCTGTCCGTAAACGGGTGAACCGCATCGACTCGGAcgatgacgaggaggaggaagagaaggagaaagaggagaaggagggcgaggaggaggaggagaaacctAAGGAGAAGAAGGCAGCTGAACAAACAGACGAGGAGTCAAAGGGAACGAACCCAGCGGACTGCAATCCCACTAACGGACAGAACCCCATAAAgcctgccgccgccgccgctccAGGCCTCGTTCCCAATGTGGAAACACCCAAAAACACGAGTGCcacaccagctgctgctgccgccgccaCCGCACCCAACGGTCTGGTCGGCCAGGAGTCGGGGGCGGCGGcgcaggaggaggacgaagacgACCTGTTAGGAGTCACAGACCTAGTGGACTACGTCTGCAATAACGAAGATATGTAG